The genomic interval GTTCCGCTCCTGCGAGGACCTGGGGCACCTGTGCCTGAAGCGGGATGACCTGCGCGAACAGATGGAGACCTCACCCGGGGGAGAGGTGGACCCGGTCCTCCTCGACAAGGTGAAGCAGTTCAAGAAGGCCGTGCAGAAGCAGTTGGACAATGTGGCCCCGTGAAGCGTCTGACGCGTTGGCGAGCCTTCCAGGAGTCAGGGTGTTGACCGGAAGTCCCGCGCGGGAAAGCCTCCAGGAATGAGCCTCCCTCTGATTGCCGGAGTGTTCCTGGTGGTGCTGGCCCTGGGCTATCGCTTCTATGGCGGCTTCATCGCCCGGCAGTTCGGGTTGGACCGCGCGGCCGCCACGCCGGCGCACACGAAGCAGGACGGCGTGGACTTCGTGCCGACGAAGCCCTTCTACCTGCTGGGGCAACACTTCAGCGCGATTGCCGCGGCGGGTCCCATCGCGGGTCCCATCCTGGCGGCGCAGCAGTTCGGCTGGCTGCCGGCGCTCCTGTGGATTGCGGTGGGGGCGGTGTTCATCGGGGCCATGCACGACTTCGCGACGCTGGTGGCGAGCGTGCGGCACGGCGCGGTCTCCATCGCGGAGGTGGTGCGCAGCCACATGGGGCCCACCGCGGGCCTGGCGATGCTGGCCTTCATCTGGGTGGCGCTCATCTACGTCATCGTCGCCTTCACCGACGCGACGGCCGCGACGTTCGTGAGCGGTGACGCGGAGCTGGAGGGGCTCACCTTCCGCTTCAACCCCGGGGGCGCGGTGGCCTTCGCGTCCATCGCGTACCTGGTGCTCGCGGTGGTGATGGGGCTGGTGGACCGCTACCTGAAGCCGCCGCTGTGGCTGCAGACGCTCATCTTCGTCCCCGCGACGCTGGGCGTGGTGTTCCTGGGCACGCGCATGTCCACGCTGCTGGTGATGGACGCGAAGAGCTGGGCGGCGCTCATCCTGGCGTACTGCTTCGTCGCGTCGCTCACGCCGGTCTGGGTGCTCTTGCAGCCGCGAGGCTATCTGGGGGGCTTCGTCCTCTACGCGGCGCTGGCGGTGGGCGTGGTGGGCATCTTCTACGGCGGGCTGAGCGGCGAGCTGTCCATTCAGCAGCCGGCCTTCGTCGGCTTCGAGGTCGCGGGGCCGGCGGGCATGTTGTTCCCCTTCCTCTTCGTCACCATCGCCTGTGGCGCCTGCTCGGGCTTCCACGGCCTGGTGTGTTCGGGCACCACGTCGAAGCAGATCGACCAGGAGCCGCACTGCAAGCCGGTGGGCTACGGGGCGATGTTGCTGGAGGGCTTCGTGGCCGTCATCGCGCTGGCGACGGTGATGATCGCCACGAAGGCGGACCTGACGGGCAAGGCGCCGGGCGCGGTGTACGGCGCGGGCCTGGGGCGCTTCCTCGTCACGGTGCTGGGCAAGGAGCACCTCGTCTTCGCGACGACGTTCGGCGCGATGGCGTTCTCGACGTTCGTGTTCGACACGCTGGACGTGTCCACGCGCCTGGGGCGCTACATCCTCCAGGAGCTGACGGGGAAGAAGGGGCGGGGCGCGGCGATGGTGGCCACGCTGGTGACGTGTGGCGTGCCGCTGCTCTTCGTGTTCCTGGCGGGGACGGGGGCGTGGCGCTCGTTCTGGACGCTGTTCGGGACGTCGAACCAGCTCTTGGCCTCGCTGTCGCTGTTGGGCGTCTGCGTCTGGCTCAAGCGCACGGACCGGCCGTTCATCTACGCGCTGGTGCCCATGGTATTCGTCGGGGCGGTGACGCTCACCAGCCTGGTGCTCCTGGTGCGCGAGGCCCTCCTGCCAGCCAGCTCGGCGGTCTCCCGGGTGAACGGCGTGGTGGCCGTGGTGTTGTTGGCGTTGGCGCTGTCACTCTTCACGGCGGGGGCGCGCGCGCTGCTTGCTCGCCGCTCTCCTCCCGCTCCGGCCCCCGCTGTCTGAGCGGGTCCCCAGGTCCAGTTCATGCTCCGTTACGCCGTCGCCATCTTCACCAGCGCCTTCCTGTTGTTCGGGGTGCAGCCCCTGGCGGGTCGCTATGCGCTGCCGTGGTACGGCGGGACGCCCGGGGTCTGGACGGCGTGCATGCTCTTCTTCCAGGTGGCGCTCCTGGGAGGCTATGCGTACGCGCACGGGCTGGCCTCGAGGCTGACGGCGCGGACGCAGGCGAAGGTGCACCTGGGAGTTGTCGCGGGCGCGGTGGTGGTGCTGGCCGCGCGGGCCCTCTGGGTGGGCTCGCCGGTGGCGCCAGGCGCCGAGTGGCGGCCCACGGGCTCCGAGTGGGCGGTGCCCCGGTTGTTGGCGATGCTGGCCGTCACCATCGGCCTGCCCTTCTTCGTGCTGAGCACCACGGGCCCGCTGCTCCAGTCGTGGTTCGCGCGCGCGCGCCCCGGCCGCTCGCCGTATGTGCTGTACGCGCTGTCCAACGTGGGCTCGCTGCTGGCGCTGCTGGGCTATCCCTTCCTGGTGGAGCCGTGGGTGGGGCGTGGAGCGCAGGCCTGGGGTTGGGGCGTGGGCTTCGTCCTCTTCGCGGTGGCCTGCGCGGTGTGCGCCGTGGATGTGCTGCGCCATGAGCGCGAGGGTGGGGCGAACACCCAGGCCCTCGCGGCCTCGAAGCCCGAGAGCGCCGAGCCACCTCCTCCGGTGCCGACGGCCTCCGCGCCTGGGCCCGCCTTGGACGTGGAGGCCGCCTTCGAGGCGATGAAGCAGGAGGCGCGCGGCACGGCCTCGCACGACGCGGAGGCGCGCCCCGGCGTGGGCAAGACGCTGACGTGGCTGGCCTTGTCGATGTGCGCCTCGGTGTTGCTGCTGGCGACGACGAACCAGCTCTCGCAGGACGTGGCGGCGGGGCCCTTCCTCTGGGTGCTGCCGCTCGCCGTCTACCTGCTCACCTTCATCATCGCCTTCTCGCGCGAGTCCTTCTATTCGCGCACCCTCTACTCGGTGCTGCTCATCGGCTCCGGCGCGGCGGTGGCCCATGCACACGCGGCGGGGCCTCACTTCCCGCTGCCCTTGCAGTTGCTCGCCTACGCCGTGTCCCTCTTCGCCGGCTGCATGGTGTGCCACGGCGAGCTGTACCGGCTGCGGCCCGCGCCCCGTCACCTGAGCGCCTTCTACCTGTGGGTCTCCGCGGGCGGCGTGCTGGGCGCGCTGTTCGTCAGCGGCGTGGCCACGGCCCTGTTCCGCGCGTACTGGGAATACCCCCTCTCGCTCGGAGGCTGCTGCGCGGTGGCGTTCGCGAGCATGGTGCGCGGCCCCCAGGGCGAGACGTGGAGCCAGCGCATCCGCCGGGTGCTGCGCGGCGCGATGCTCGTCATGGTGACGGCGAACCTGTTCCTCACGGTGAACCGCGAGCTGGACCGGGCCCTCTTCAGCGCGCGCAACTTCTTCGGCGTGGTGCGGGTGATGGAGCAGAACGCGGGCCAGCCGAACAACCACCTCTTCAGCCTGCGCCATGGCGCCATCACCCACGGCTGGCAGTACGTCGCGCCGGAGCGCCGCGCGGAGCCGACCACGTACTTCACGGGGCAGTCCGGCCTGGGGCTCGCCATCGCCGAGCAGCGCCGGTTGCGCGAAGCGGTGGGCCTGTCGCCCGGGCTGCGCGTGGGCGTGCTGGGGCTCGGCGTGGGGACGAGCGCGGCCTTGCTGGAGGCGGGAGACCGGGGGCGATTCTATGAAATCAACCCCGCGGTCATCGCATTGGCACGAGGCGAGGGCGGCTTCTTCAGCTACCTGGGCGACTCACCGGCGACCATCGACGTGGTGGAGGGCGACGCGCGCATCTCCCTGGAGCAGGAGCTGGAGCGCGGCGAGCCCAACGCCTTCGACGTGCTGGCGCTGGACGTCTTCTCCTCGGACGCGGTGCCGGTGCACCTGCTCACCGAGGAGGCGGTGTCCCTCTACCGCAAGCACCTGGGCCCGCATGGTGTGCTCGCGCTGCACATCAGCAACGTGCACCTGGACCTGGTGCCGGTGACGCTGGCGCACGCGCGGCGGTTGGGGATGCACGCGACGTTCGTCTTCCACGAGACGCAAGGGGAAGCGCTGCGCAGCAACTGGATGCTGCTGAGCCAGGACCGCGAGTTCTCCTGGGGGCCCACCTTCACCCGCTCCACCGCGCGCGTGCGCCGCCTGGGGCTGCGAGGCGAGCCGGACTTCATCTGGACGGATGACCGCAGCAGCGTGCTTCAAGCCGTCCGACAGGGCGGCCCCAACGCGAGTGTCATGGACATCGAGGCCGCCTCGGGTCCCGCGCCCGTGGCCCAGCCCGTGCCGAACTGAGTCAGGCGCGAGACGCGGAGCCCGGCTGCCGCTGTGCCGCGGGGCTCAAGTCCAAGCCGATGAGCAGGAGCAGCACCGCGCACGGCAGCCCCAGCGCCGCGGGCCCATGGTGCATGTAGAGCAGCGGGCCGCTGGTGCACCCCACGAGGAACGAGAAGGCCAGGCCCAGGTGCAGCCGGGTGCGCTCGAACTCGATGGCGGAGGGAAGGGCGCGCAATTGGCGCATCACGCCCGTGAGGCCGTGCCCCCGCGAGCCATCCCGCACCCACGCGAACATCCGCACCACCTGGATGCCGATGTCCGTCAGCACCCCGGTGATATGGGTGGTGCGCACCACCGCGCCGGACACGCGGGTGACGAGCGCGTTCTGCAGGCCCATGGCGAAGGACACGGCCCACAACAAGGCGGGCGCGCGAGAGCCGGGGGAGGCATCCAACGCGACGCCGATGCCCGCGAGCAGCAGCACCTCCACCAGGAGCGCCGCGACGTGCCGCCCGCGCGAGCGATGACGGGACGCATCCAACAGCGCAGCCGCGCACACCGCGCCGAGCACGAAGGACACCAACACCTGCGCCGCCAGCACCGCCAGGTGCCGCTGGCCCTGCGCGAGGGACTCACCCAGCACCGCCATGTTCCCGGACATGTGCGAGGTGTGCATGCCCAGCGCGACGAAGCCCGTCGCATTCACCGCTCCGGCGACCGCCGCGAGCAGCAGCGAGAGGACCGTGTATGCGCGGCGGTTGCTGGGAGAGGATTCCGTACTGAAGGGCATCGCGGGCGCACCTGTCGCCAGCGAGGAACGCTAACACCCGCCCGACAGAAGGGGTGGCTGGTGTGCGAAACCACCCCCGGCTCACGAACGGGCTCTAGCCTGGAGGCCAGGTGAGGTGGCGTCCCGCCAGCAGGTGCAGATGGATGTGGAACACCGTCTGGCCCGCGTGGGCGTTGGTGTTCATCACCACCCGGTAGCCGTTCTCGTCGTGCGCCCGCTCACGGGCCACCTTGGCCGCCGCCGTGAAGAGGTGCCCCACCGTCGCCTCGTCCTCCGCCGTGAGGTCATTCACCGTGGGGATGTGCTTGCGGGGGATGAACAGCACGTGGGTGGGCGCCTGGGGGTTGATGTCCTCGAACGCCAGGCAGGTCTCATCCTGGTAGATGACCTTGGCCGGGATTTGGCCGTCTCGAATCTTGCAAAAGAGGCAATTGGACATAGGCGGGGCTTAGCAATGCGCGTCGCGGGGGGGAATCCCCAGCGGGCACATTGTTGAGGAGCCAAGGGAGTGCCCGGAAGCGGGCGGGGCGGCGCTCGGGTGGGCTATCGGGGGTGGAGGTGGGGGCCACCCCTCGGGGCGTGCACTTCGACTCAAACGCCCCTACCGGTGATATTCCAGGCCCCGACGATGAAATCGCTCCGCATCTCCCAGCTCCTCGAGGACCACGACTACGACCTGCGGCTGACGCTCATCGCGGGTGCGAGCGGGCTGACTCGGACGGTGGACTCTCCGCGCATCCAGAAGCCCGGGTTGGCGCTGGCGGGCTTCACCGAGCACCTCCATCCGCGCCGCGTCCAGGTGTTCGGCAACACGGAGATTTCGTACCTGGCCACGCTGCCGGAGTCGCGTCAGCGCGAGGCCTTGGCCAAGCTCTTCGAGGAAGAGGACCTGGCGTGTGTCGTGGTGACGAAGGAGCTGGAGATTCCCCCCATCCTCGTG from Myxococcus stipitatus carries:
- a CDS encoding carbon starvation CstA family protein gives rise to the protein MSLPLIAGVFLVVLALGYRFYGGFIARQFGLDRAAATPAHTKQDGVDFVPTKPFYLLGQHFSAIAAAGPIAGPILAAQQFGWLPALLWIAVGAVFIGAMHDFATLVASVRHGAVSIAEVVRSHMGPTAGLAMLAFIWVALIYVIVAFTDATAATFVSGDAELEGLTFRFNPGGAVAFASIAYLVLAVVMGLVDRYLKPPLWLQTLIFVPATLGVVFLGTRMSTLLVMDAKSWAALILAYCFVASLTPVWVLLQPRGYLGGFVLYAALAVGVVGIFYGGLSGELSIQQPAFVGFEVAGPAGMLFPFLFVTIACGACSGFHGLVCSGTTSKQIDQEPHCKPVGYGAMLLEGFVAVIALATVMIATKADLTGKAPGAVYGAGLGRFLVTVLGKEHLVFATTFGAMAFSTFVFDTLDVSTRLGRYILQELTGKKGRGAAMVATLVTCGVPLLFVFLAGTGAWRSFWTLFGTSNQLLASLSLLGVCVWLKRTDRPFIYALVPMVFVGAVTLTSLVLLVREALLPASSAVSRVNGVVAVVLLALALSLFTAGARALLARRSPPAPAPAV
- a CDS encoding ferrichrome ABC transporter permease; this translates as MLRYAVAIFTSAFLLFGVQPLAGRYALPWYGGTPGVWTACMLFFQVALLGGYAYAHGLASRLTARTQAKVHLGVVAGAVVVLAARALWVGSPVAPGAEWRPTGSEWAVPRLLAMLAVTIGLPFFVLSTTGPLLQSWFARARPGRSPYVLYALSNVGSLLALLGYPFLVEPWVGRGAQAWGWGVGFVLFAVACAVCAVDVLRHEREGGANTQALAASKPESAEPPPPVPTASAPGPALDVEAAFEAMKQEARGTASHDAEARPGVGKTLTWLALSMCASVLLLATTNQLSQDVAAGPFLWVLPLAVYLLTFIIAFSRESFYSRTLYSVLLIGSGAAVAHAHAAGPHFPLPLQLLAYAVSLFAGCMVCHGELYRLRPAPRHLSAFYLWVSAGGVLGALFVSGVATALFRAYWEYPLSLGGCCAVAFASMVRGPQGETWSQRIRRVLRGAMLVMVTANLFLTVNRELDRALFSARNFFGVVRVMEQNAGQPNNHLFSLRHGAITHGWQYVAPERRAEPTTYFTGQSGLGLAIAEQRRLREAVGLSPGLRVGVLGLGVGTSAALLEAGDRGRFYEINPAVIALARGEGGFFSYLGDSPATIDVVEGDARISLEQELERGEPNAFDVLALDVFSSDAVPVHLLTEEAVSLYRKHLGPHGVLALHISNVHLDLVPVTLAHARRLGMHATFVFHETQGEALRSNWMLLSQDREFSWGPTFTRSTARVRRLGLRGEPDFIWTDDRSSVLQAVRQGGPNASVMDIEAASGPAPVAQPVPN
- a CDS encoding YoaK family protein, which produces MPFSTESSPSNRRAYTVLSLLLAAVAGAVNATGFVALGMHTSHMSGNMAVLGESLAQGQRHLAVLAAQVLVSFVLGAVCAAALLDASRHRSRGRHVAALLVEVLLLAGIGVALDASPGSRAPALLWAVSFAMGLQNALVTRVSGAVVRTTHITGVLTDIGIQVVRMFAWVRDGSRGHGLTGVMRQLRALPSAIEFERTRLHLGLAFSFLVGCTSGPLLYMHHGPAALGLPCAVLLLLIGLDLSPAAQRQPGSASRA
- a CDS encoding histidine triad nucleotide-binding protein, with the protein product MSNCLFCKIRDGQIPAKVIYQDETCLAFEDINPQAPTHVLFIPRKHIPTVNDLTAEDEATVGHLFTAAAKVARERAHDENGYRVVMNTNAHAGQTVFHIHLHLLAGRHLTWPPG